One region of uncultured Methanolobus sp. genomic DNA includes:
- a CDS encoding CheF family chemotaxis protein, whose translation MEYSEIDLDFILGIPQLITNIAITSSQWTRGKVGISDRELWLLIEEDWETIPLKSIELVNRKLPHSIENRIMATSRHSNYIVVDYKKLSLFGTGYVTSSMIFTGDKANIEKLKSYLLTLLGFSADAEYEQLSPEQVRLLFLLSSGITDMDVLLPIFSRDKILLKRAFEVLKKKKLVDDYALVTPPGFALIEDMKGKGEGTIGKNLTKSFKEIAKSWSNTTSFKATENMNKVAWKFDISSLIGHVNTEHLWKFLPLEQLETMSIEVSQSGGSSLKISTKHGVEVTLESIEDSITFALFDILNHDQDTIYKLINAIYIGVKEKKDLAYLCSIEPFAVSSKLEHMVQTGLIDDDLTLTPKSIKMIRDHLSEKVGDSSLTGFVESDRLREFEMDYAKKKMMDKLL comes from the coding sequence ATGGAATACTCTGAAATTGACCTTGATTTTATATTAGGTATTCCTCAGCTCATTACGAATATAGCTATTACCAGTTCCCAGTGGACACGCGGTAAAGTAGGGATCAGTGATAGGGAATTATGGCTGCTTATAGAAGAAGATTGGGAAACTATTCCTTTAAAGTCCATAGAGCTTGTAAACAGGAAATTGCCACATTCTATAGAAAACAGGATAATGGCTACCAGTCGTCATTCCAATTATATTGTCGTGGATTACAAGAAATTGTCATTGTTCGGTACGGGATATGTAACTTCTTCTATGATCTTTACCGGGGATAAGGCAAATATTGAAAAATTAAAATCATACCTGCTGACTCTCTTAGGTTTTAGTGCGGATGCGGAATATGAGCAATTAAGTCCTGAACAGGTGAGATTATTGTTCCTGCTTTCTTCCGGAATAACCGATATGGATGTGCTGCTTCCTATCTTCAGTAGAGACAAAATTCTTTTGAAACGTGCATTCGAGGTTCTTAAAAAGAAGAAACTTGTGGATGACTACGCTCTGGTAACACCTCCGGGATTTGCATTGATCGAAGATATGAAAGGAAAAGGAGAAGGCACAATTGGAAAGAACCTTACGAAATCTTTCAAGGAAATTGCCAAAAGCTGGAGCAACACTACAAGTTTTAAAGCTACGGAGAATATGAACAAGGTTGCCTGGAAATTTGATATTTCTTCACTGATAGGTCATGTTAATACCGAACACCTCTGGAAGTTCCTTCCCCTTGAACAGCTTGAAACAATGAGTATAGAAGTTTCCCAGTCCGGTGGTTCCAGCCTGAAGATCAGTACAAAACATGGTGTTGAGGTAACACTTGAGTCAATTGAAGACTCAATCACTTTTGCATTATTTGATATACTGAATCATGATCAGGATACTATATACAAGCTCATCAATGCTATTTATATCGGAGTGAAAGAGAAAAAAGACCTGGCATACCTGTGTTCGATTGAGCCTTTTGCAGTTTCGTCCAAACTTGAACACATGGTACAGACGGGACTTATTGACGATGACCTTACCCTGACCCCTAAATCAATAAAGATGATAAGAGACCACCTGAGTGAGAAGGTTGGAGATTCTTCCTTAACGGGTTTTGTGGAATCTGACAGATTAAGGGAATTTGAAATGGATTATGCTAAAAAGAAGATGATGGACAAATTGTTGTGA
- a CDS encoding ATPase domain-containing protein produces MRFIDTIEGLNKVFLTDIPKNSVVLITGAPGTLKSGLTFSILSKYLEGADEYGLYITLEESKANHIRNMGHMGVKLTERLGILDYSDYRLQFDEYTQDLVSTIETQIMQYKRKWGEKFSCVALDSLGALYSLMEESDDEMRKRLYHLFEPLRRENLTSFIIFENFNTLDSHQSQSGIEGYLTDGIIELGIASKQNVSYRFIRVLKMRATTHSMDPWVVTVSDEGLKIYKGVS; encoded by the coding sequence ATGAGATTTATAGATACGATTGAGGGATTGAACAAAGTCTTCCTGACTGATATACCAAAAAACAGCGTTGTTTTGATCACAGGAGCTCCAGGCACTTTGAAATCAGGACTAACATTTTCCATACTTTCAAAATATCTGGAAGGTGCTGATGAATACGGACTGTACATAACTCTTGAGGAAAGCAAAGCCAACCATATCAGGAATATGGGGCACATGGGCGTGAAGCTCACAGAGAGACTCGGTATTCTTGATTACAGTGATTACAGGTTGCAGTTTGATGAGTACACACAGGATCTTGTGTCTACTATCGAGACTCAGATCATGCAGTATAAAAGAAAATGGGGTGAGAAATTCTCCTGTGTCGCACTGGATTCCCTGGGTGCATTGTATTCTCTTATGGAGGAGAGTGACGATGAAATGCGTAAGCGCCTGTATCACCTGTTCGAACCTTTGCGCCGTGAGAATCTTACATCCTTCATCATATTTGAGAATTTCAATACCCTTGATTCACATCAATCTCAATCAGGCATTGAAGGTTATCTCACAGATGGGATAATAGAACTTGGAATAGCTTCCAAACAAAATGTCTCCTACCGTTTCATAAGAGTCCTCAAGATGCGTGCTACGACCCATAGTATGGATCCGTGGGTGGTTACGGTTTCAGATGAAGGTCTGAAGATATACAAAGGTGTATCCTGA
- a CDS encoding DUF835 domain-containing protein, translated as MLSETENIPVLSKKIASIGTDIDQNSILKSLLNSFPHLIGVYDNNYNILFLNQAGFELAGFKSGEEKEKKCFQIFGKSAPCENCPEAILRTDPSFTYNEYLDEKDKTICLSSSFNYSTTGALIYITELASFEKSRNLCNLYAENDRDTTQITFDSLVRSIPSAVYFKNRQGQNIIFNKAFEKFVNLPRAEITGKTDRELLPESIAEKFIELDEETANTGKTVRLIVDYIDDDGEKKFIEVTKTAIFNSEGKSEGIVSLIRDVTAQTISEETLKISRDELVQTYEFIHNLMELSPIATMSLDNNMRIITINQKALDALGFEFDELIGVPFLNLLVKPEKFKKGSTKSSVLEFTTKDGTSLMANVSQSIVTKEGMDERAVITFQNISDLRNLFFDPLQEEITDADISIDEKYMELEAGHVYYRDGLEADESYQMFANLVKSGVPGLCVTRLNPETIRAEYGLLKTPFIWLTKNQESGQPFIGSSELYKLQPVIYNFIEKVDRGVVFLDGLEYLVLDNDIKSVIKAIEEVNDSVMSSNSSMVIHIDSLTLEQKDFHLMTRWMKHIKAV; from the coding sequence ATGTTAAGCGAAACTGAAAACATACCAGTTCTATCAAAGAAAATAGCATCTATCGGGACGGACATAGATCAAAATTCAATACTTAAATCATTATTGAATTCATTTCCTCATTTAATCGGAGTATATGATAATAATTATAACATTCTTTTTTTAAATCAGGCAGGGTTTGAGTTAGCAGGATTTAAATCCGGGGAAGAGAAAGAAAAAAAATGTTTCCAGATATTCGGGAAATCTGCCCCGTGTGAAAATTGTCCTGAAGCTATTTTACGTACAGACCCTTCTTTTACATATAATGAATATCTTGATGAAAAAGATAAAACAATCTGTTTAAGTTCATCTTTTAATTATAGTACAACTGGTGCTTTGATTTATATAACAGAACTTGCCAGTTTTGAAAAATCAAGAAATCTGTGTAACCTTTATGCAGAAAACGATCGTGACACGACCCAGATTACTTTTGATTCATTGGTGAGATCCATTCCTTCTGCGGTATATTTCAAAAACAGACAGGGTCAAAATATTATTTTTAATAAGGCGTTTGAAAAGTTTGTAAACCTTCCAAGAGCTGAAATCACAGGTAAAACTGACAGAGAGCTTTTACCTGAATCCATTGCAGAAAAGTTTATTGAACTTGATGAAGAGACTGCAAATACAGGTAAAACTGTACGTCTTATCGTAGATTACATTGATGATGATGGAGAAAAAAAATTTATTGAAGTTACAAAAACAGCTATTTTTAATTCTGAAGGAAAATCTGAAGGTATTGTAAGTCTGATACGTGACGTGACTGCTCAGACGATTTCTGAAGAAACGCTGAAGATATCAAGGGACGAACTGGTACAAACTTATGAGTTTATTCACAATCTAATGGAACTTTCACCAATAGCAACTATGTCTCTTGACAATAACATGAGGATAATAACAATTAATCAGAAAGCTCTTGATGCGTTGGGTTTTGAGTTTGATGAACTAATTGGCGTTCCTTTTTTGAATCTTCTGGTCAAGCCTGAAAAATTCAAAAAAGGTTCAACTAAGTCTTCAGTGCTTGAATTTACTACAAAAGACGGCACTTCTCTAATGGCTAATGTTTCACAGTCCATTGTGACTAAAGAAGGCATGGATGAGAGGGCTGTGATAACTTTCCAGAACATTTCTGATTTGCGTAATCTCTTTTTTGATCCTTTGCAGGAAGAAATAACAGATGCTGATATCAGTATTGACGAAAAATACATGGAGCTTGAAGCTGGTCATGTTTACTACAGGGATGGACTTGAAGCCGATGAAAGTTACCAGATGTTTGCAAACCTGGTCAAGAGTGGAGTTCCTGGTCTTTGTGTAACAAGACTTAACCCGGAAACAATAAGAGCAGAATATGGACTGCTGAAAACCCCTTTCATCTGGCTGACCAAAAACCAGGAATCTGGACAGCCATTCATTGGTTCGAGTGAGCTCTACAAACTGCAACCTGTGATTTACAATTTTATCGAAAAAGTAGATCGGGGAGTAGTATTCCTGGATGGGTTAGAGTACCTGGTTCTTGATAACGACATTAAGTCCGTTATAAAAGCTATTGAAGAAGTGAATGATTCTGTCATGAGTTCAAATTCAAGTATGGTCATTCATATTGATTCTTTAACACTTGAACAGAAGGATTTCCATTTAATGACCCGCTGGATGAAACATATTAAAGCAGTGTGA
- a CDS encoding DNA-directed DNA polymerase II small subunit — protein sequence MNETDVLTAFIEEGYQISPEAVDLICSYCSPGELVAYILEHIDLSVLVIDVEHIDLEGFNSSLHVNEETFKLSEELSTEPDNTFDDSHNTYDSSSYQASSMPAAFKSNYCNVDSPISILSDITDNSTCVGEYMEFVQFFRNRYTRLSDIIRGRITVRPIESLKKGKGTNFRGSREAGEVSIIGMISDMKSTTNGHKILEVEDPTGSFSVLIRSADKDLFEQASHFVLDEVVGLTGSLTNDGKLMIAQKITLPDLPAVNSKKTGSFGKAVLTSDIHIGSNTFLEEPWDRFLDFLNGDTDNEALLAISKEIRYLLVAGDLVDGVGIYPGQENELSIMDVYDQYKKAGEYFHMIPKHIKIIISPGNHDAVRQAEPQPKLPECVREYFPDNVTFVGNPSIVDLDGVKVMLYHGRSIDDLVAAVPGVSYGEPTKAMVEMMKFRHLSPIYGSRVSIAPEKKDYFVIGNVPDILHCGHVHTIGVEWYKNVLLINSGTWQDQTEFQKRVNVVPTPAQVPVVDLETLKTTILKFNE from the coding sequence ATGAATGAAACTGATGTCCTTACAGCCTTTATTGAAGAAGGCTATCAGATAAGTCCTGAAGCAGTGGACCTTATATGTTCCTATTGTTCCCCTGGGGAACTTGTGGCTTACATACTTGAACATATAGATCTTTCAGTGCTTGTTATTGATGTTGAGCACATTGACCTGGAAGGTTTTAATTCTTCCCTTCATGTGAATGAAGAGACTTTTAAGCTCTCAGAAGAGCTTTCCACAGAACCGGACAACACATTTGATGATTCGCATAATACATATGACTCATCTTCTTATCAAGCATCTTCAATGCCTGCAGCTTTCAAGAGTAATTACTGTAATGTTGACAGTCCGATTTCAATACTTTCCGATATTACCGATAATTCCACATGTGTCGGTGAATACATGGAATTCGTTCAGTTCTTCAGGAACCGTTACACCAGGCTCAGTGATATAATTCGTGGGAGGATCACAGTCCGTCCTATCGAGAGTCTGAAAAAAGGAAAAGGTACGAATTTCAGAGGCAGCCGTGAGGCAGGCGAAGTCTCCATAATCGGAATGATTTCTGATATGAAGAGTACCACCAATGGCCATAAAATTCTTGAAGTTGAGGACCCCACAGGCTCGTTTTCAGTTCTGATACGCTCGGCTGACAAAGATCTTTTTGAACAGGCCAGCCATTTTGTGCTTGATGAGGTAGTAGGGCTTACAGGAAGTCTCACCAATGATGGCAAACTTATGATAGCCCAGAAAATAACGCTGCCGGATCTTCCTGCCGTAAACTCAAAAAAGACCGGGAGTTTTGGAAAAGCGGTACTGACATCTGATATTCATATCGGAAGCAATACATTCCTTGAAGAGCCCTGGGATCGTTTTCTTGATTTTCTCAATGGTGACACTGACAATGAAGCTCTGTTAGCTATTTCAAAGGAGATACGCTATCTTCTGGTTGCAGGTGATCTTGTAGATGGTGTTGGAATTTACCCCGGGCAGGAAAATGAACTATCCATAATGGATGTGTATGACCAGTACAAAAAAGCCGGTGAATATTTTCACATGATCCCAAAACACATCAAGATTATAATTTCTCCCGGAAACCACGATGCAGTACGCCAGGCAGAACCACAGCCAAAACTTCCAGAATGTGTAAGGGAATATTTCCCCGATAATGTAACTTTTGTAGGCAACCCGTCAATTGTTGACCTTGACGGTGTAAAAGTGATGCTCTACCATGGGCGTTCCATTGATGACCTTGTGGCTGCAGTGCCGGGTGTTTCATACGGTGAACCCACAAAGGCAATGGTAGAAATGATGAAGTTCAGGCACCTTTCACCAATCTACGGAAGCCGCGTTTCCATTGCACCTGAAAAGAAGGATTATTTTGTTATTGGAAATGTACCTGACATATTGCATTGTGGTCATGTACATACCATTGGTGTGGAATGGTACAAGAATGTCCTGCTGATAAATTCGGGAACATGGCAGGACCAGACAGAATTCCAGAAAAGAGTAAATGTTGTTCCGACACCTGCACAGGTGCCGGTAGTGGATCTTGAAACCCTGAAAACAACAATTTTGAAGTTTAATGAATAA
- a CDS encoding methylamine methyltransferase corrinoid protein reductive activase, with product MYVISLDLGTSGFRSQLIDLEKNETVKTVITMGHPLPGGNVMDHLDFAIGTGTDVAHGLIIETVKEILEKFDVEPGKIQRIAVCGNPIQLSLFQNMEIRDLAYAGENKQASLGVKDVKRDARIFPANELFGDIYPMDNCEIVIPPAIKHEIGADALAMMLETDFIHQTEPCLVTDYGTNAEMALKIGERIITASAAAGPAIEGQGIACGMLAGPGAISDVNVENGHWRLTVLDSEMNPGKGPLVEPVSGKTIEEGEVVPRGITGTGVISTMALAIKEGIIEKLPQLPNGKIILWDGIVITDEDVEEVGKAIGAIRAAHMTLMVESGLKYEDLRYSYMSGATGTYVDADKARHIGSVPGFSKGIIQFGNTSIGLARKLAVDVSKLDEVIAVAKRIHADHLMMATSETFKDIYVCELSTWQQGMPAEMYAQMLEMYGIPVFPENLEKVDIERRVSRDIDDVGNLGLDIVTDIGITLEAPVEKCILCHQCEEECPEDALKIIEEDSERIVNIDSQHCLGTSCRRCVTICPEQTMNHSLLKIKE from the coding sequence ACGAGACCGTTAAGACGGTGATAACAATGGGACACCCGCTTCCTGGCGGCAATGTAATGGACCACCTTGATTTTGCGATTGGCACCGGAACAGACGTGGCTCACGGGCTCATCATTGAAACTGTAAAAGAAATACTTGAAAAGTTTGATGTTGAACCTGGAAAGATACAGCGAATAGCTGTTTGCGGAAACCCCATACAACTCTCACTTTTCCAGAATATGGAGATAAGAGACCTTGCATATGCGGGTGAGAACAAGCAGGCATCCCTTGGTGTTAAGGATGTGAAAAGGGACGCAAGGATATTCCCTGCAAACGAACTTTTCGGGGATATCTATCCAATGGATAACTGCGAGATAGTAATTCCTCCGGCAATCAAACATGAGATTGGCGCAGACGCCCTTGCTATGATGCTGGAAACTGATTTTATTCACCAGACAGAACCCTGTCTTGTTACTGACTACGGCACCAATGCAGAAATGGCGCTGAAGATTGGCGAAAGAATAATAACTGCAAGTGCAGCTGCCGGTCCGGCAATAGAAGGACAGGGAATTGCATGCGGAATGCTTGCAGGTCCGGGAGCTATCAGTGACGTAAACGTTGAAAATGGTCACTGGAGGCTTACTGTACTTGACAGCGAAATGAATCCCGGGAAAGGTCCTCTTGTTGAACCGGTAAGCGGGAAGACTATTGAAGAAGGTGAAGTTGTCCCGAGAGGAATCACAGGCACAGGGGTTATTTCCACAATGGCGCTTGCAATCAAAGAAGGAATTATTGAAAAACTTCCGCAACTCCCCAATGGAAAAATTATACTCTGGGATGGTATTGTCATTACGGATGAGGACGTCGAAGAAGTTGGTAAGGCAATCGGAGCAATCCGTGCTGCCCATATGACACTCATGGTTGAATCAGGATTAAAATATGAAGACCTTAGATATTCGTACATGTCCGGGGCAACGGGCACCTATGTTGATGCTGACAAGGCACGGCATATAGGTTCGGTTCCCGGTTTCTCAAAGGGAATTATCCAGTTTGGTAATACTTCCATCGGACTTGCAAGAAAGCTTGCTGTTGATGTTTCAAAGCTGGATGAGGTCATTGCAGTTGCAAAAAGAATACATGCAGACCACCTGATGATGGCTACAAGTGAGACTTTCAAGGATATCTACGTCTGCGAACTCTCAACATGGCAGCAGGGGATGCCTGCCGAGATGTATGCTCAGATGCTGGAAATGTACGGTATTCCTGTATTCCCTGAGAACCTTGAAAAAGTTGATATTGAAAGAAGGGTTTCAAGAGATATTGATGATGTAGGAAACCTTGGGCTTGACATTGTAACGGATATTGGTATCACACTTGAAGCTCCAGTGGAAAAATGCATACTGTGTCATCAGTGTGAGGAAGAGTGTCCCGAAGATGCACTGAAAATCATTGAAGAAGATAGTGAAAGAATTGTCAATATCGACAGCCAGCATTGTCTAGGTACAAGTTGCAGGCGTTGTGTTACAATTTGCCCTGAGCAGACGATGAACCATTCACTTCTCAAGATCAAGGAATAA
- a CDS encoding ORC1-type DNA replication protein, translating to MQNKSLDGLFQELLENEPIFKNKEVLRHSYTPDSLVHRDDQINSLASILVSALRGDTPSNILIYGKTGTGKTAVTRHVGIELERKGESLGISCKVVYLNCEVIDTQYRLLANLTRQFGEDVPMTGWPTDQVFFKFKETIDDERQVVIIILDEIDKLIKKGDDVLYNLSRINTDLENAKVSMIGVSNDLKFTEFLDPRVKSSLGEEEIIFPPYDADQISDILHERAQIAYKPDALDEMVIPLCAAFAAQEHGDARRALDLLRVAGEIAERENKSHVEEQHVKGAQEKIEIDRVIEVVRTLPTQSKLALYSVMLLRNNGYKNVTTGEVYNVYRQLCLQVDMDILTQRRVTDLMSELDMLGIVNAVVVSKGRYGRTKEIVLSVPINSTKKVLFEDYRLKPLELFKPVLTTQLHL from the coding sequence ATGCAAAATAAATCATTAGATGGCCTGTTCCAGGAATTACTGGAAAATGAACCTATTTTCAAAAACAAAGAGGTTTTAAGACACTCATACACTCCTGATTCGCTTGTCCATCGTGACGACCAGATCAATAGTCTTGCCTCAATTCTTGTTTCGGCACTTAGGGGAGATACACCTTCTAATATCCTTATTTATGGGAAAACGGGCACAGGAAAAACTGCTGTAACAAGGCATGTTGGAATTGAACTTGAAAGAAAAGGGGAATCACTTGGAATTTCCTGTAAAGTTGTCTACCTTAATTGTGAAGTGATTGACACGCAATACAGGCTACTTGCAAATCTCACTCGCCAGTTCGGTGAAGATGTTCCTATGACAGGATGGCCTACTGACCAGGTGTTTTTCAAATTCAAAGAAACCATTGACGATGAAAGGCAGGTTGTAATAATAATCCTTGATGAAATCGATAAGTTAATCAAAAAAGGTGATGACGTCCTTTACAATCTTTCAAGGATTAATACGGATCTTGAAAATGCAAAAGTAAGCATGATTGGAGTGTCAAACGACCTTAAATTTACTGAATTCCTTGATCCAAGGGTCAAGAGTTCCCTTGGAGAGGAAGAAATAATTTTCCCGCCATATGACGCTGATCAAATCAGCGATATTCTTCATGAAAGAGCGCAGATAGCTTACAAGCCTGATGCACTTGATGAAATGGTTATTCCTTTATGTGCTGCTTTTGCAGCTCAGGAACATGGCGATGCAAGACGTGCTCTTGATCTTCTCAGGGTTGCAGGGGAAATTGCGGAAAGAGAAAACAAATCTCATGTTGAAGAACAGCATGTTAAAGGTGCTCAGGAAAAGATAGAGATTGATCGTGTTATTGAAGTTGTTCGCACTCTTCCTACTCAGTCCAAGCTTGCACTCTACAGTGTGATGCTTTTAAGAAACAACGGATACAAAAATGTCACTACCGGTGAGGTTTACAATGTCTACCGTCAGCTCTGTCTTCAGGTTGATATGGATATTCTCACACAGCGCAGGGTAACAGATCTTATGTCAGAACTGGACATGCTTGGTATCGTAAATGCTGTTGTCGTGAGCAAGGGAAGATATGGCAGGACAAAAGAAATTGTATTGAGCGTCCCGATAAACAGCACGAAAAAAGTATTGTTTGAGGATTACAGGCTTAAACCGCTTGAGCTTTTCAAACCTGTTCTCACAACTCAGTTGCATCTTTGA
- a CDS encoding signal peptidase I, with translation MNLKETYHVFKESDNFFVSLARDILTVLLAVLVFATFSQIVFGMWTPMVAVESGSMEPHMNIGDIIFIQNIDRTEIITYEEGMNNDNYTTFKNYGNVILYKPYGQEGVTPIIHRAMYYVEEGDPMWDGGPAAPYAGYITKGDNQVTNKYYDQQGQVSYLTPVKEEWVIGIARYKIPYVGYLRLLLPSF, from the coding sequence ATGAATTTAAAAGAAACCTACCATGTTTTCAAAGAAAGTGATAATTTCTTTGTTTCGCTTGCCCGGGACATTCTGACAGTTCTGTTAGCCGTATTGGTATTTGCAACTTTCTCTCAGATCGTGTTCGGTATGTGGACACCCATGGTCGCAGTGGAATCCGGAAGCATGGAGCCACACATGAATATCGGCGATATAATATTCATCCAGAACATAGACAGGACTGAAATCATCACTTATGAAGAAGGCATGAATAACGACAATTACACTACCTTCAAAAATTACGGTAATGTAATTCTTTACAAACCTTATGGACAGGAAGGTGTGACCCCAATTATTCACAGGGCCATGTATTATGTTGAAGAAGGAGACCCTATGTGGGACGGAGGACCTGCTGCACCTTATGCCGGTTATATTACAAAAGGTGACAACCAGGTCACGAACAAATACTACGACCAGCAAGGACAGGTCAGTTACCTTACGCCTGTTAAGGAAGAATGGGTAATCGGCATTGCACGCTACAAAATACCATATGTCGGATATCTTCGACTATTGCTTCCAAGTTTCTGA